The proteins below come from a single Aegilops tauschii subsp. strangulata cultivar AL8/78 chromosome 6, Aet v6.0, whole genome shotgun sequence genomic window:
- the LOC109759613 gene encoding uncharacterized protein, with product MATSTTTTTALHPQFRPPSHPRAPRQLRPFLSSSSSSSSVRPRFSVRAAAASASAPAQREAVAGVPWGCEIESLESAASLERWLTASGLPEQRLALEKVDIGERGLVALKNVRNGEKLLFVPPTLVITADSEWSNREVGDVMKRYSVPDWPLLATYLISEASLEGSSRWSSYIDALPRQPYSLLYWTRTEIDAYLAASPIRERAISRISDVIGTYNDLRDRIFSKYPDLFPEKVYTMENFRWSFGILFSRLVRLESMDGKVALVPWADMLNHSPEVDAFLDYDKSSQGIVFTTDRSYQPGEQVFISYGKKSSGELLLSYGFVPKEGTNPNDSVEFLVSLNKSDECYKEKLQALKKHGLSESESFPLRVTGWPVELMAYAFLVVSPPEMIQCFEEMAVAASNKGSSKPALNYPELDEEALQFILDCCESSIKKYTKYLEGAKGSAEVSINTKQANRTLLLKQLARDLCISERRILYRSQYILRRRLRDMRAGGELKALSLFTGLRNLFK from the exons CCCGTCAGCTCCGCcccttcctctcctcctcctcctcctcctccagtgTACGCCCCCGCTTCTCCGTCCGCGCTGCAGCGGCGTCGGCGTCCGCTCCGGCGCAGCGCGAGGCCGTCGCGGGTGTCCCATGGGGCTGCGAGATCGAGTCCCTGGAGAGCGCGGCGTCGCTGGAGCGGTGGCTCACCGCGTCGGGTCTCCCCGAGCAGCGGCTGGCCCTAGAGAAGGTGGACatcggcgagcgcggcctcgtcGCGCTCAAGAACGTCCGGAATGGAGAGAAGCTGCTCTTCGTGCCCCCGACCCTCGTCATCACCGCCGATTCG GAATGGAGCAACCGCGAGGTTGGGGATGTGATGAAGAGGTACTCTGTGCCGGACTGGCCGCTTCTCGCCACCTACCTCATAAGCGAAGCCAGCTTGGAGGGTTCGTCGAGGTGGAGCAGCTACATCGACGCATTGCCTAGGCAGCCTTACTCGCTTTTGTACTG GACTCGCACCGAGATAGATGCATACTTGGCGGCTTCCCCAATCAGGGAACGGGCAATTTCAAGGATCAGTGATGTGATTGGGAC ATACAACGACCTTCGAGATCGAATATTTTCTAAATATCCAGATTTGTTCCCCGAGAAG GTATACACCATGGAGAACTTTAGATGGTCCTTCGGCATTCTCTTCTCACGTCTG GTTCGTTTAGAATCAATGGACGGAAAGGTTGCACTAGTTCCTTGGGCAGATATGCTTAACCACAGCCCTGAG GTAGATGCATTCCTGGATTATGACAAGTCATCGCAAGGAATAGTCTTCACCACTGATCGTTCGTATCAACCAGGTGAGCAG GTGTTCATATCCTATGGGAAGAAATCCAGTGGTGAGCTATTGCTTTCCTATGGTTTTGTACCAAAAGAGGGAACAAATCCAAATGATTCAGTTGAATTCTTGGTGTCTCTTAACAAGTCTGATGAGTGCTACAAAGAGAAATTACAAGCACTAAAGAAACACGGTTTGTCAGA GTCTGAAAGTTTCCCCTTGAGGGTCACAGGGTGGCCAGTTGAGCTGATGGCTTATGCCTTCCTCGTAGTCAGTCCTCCTGAGATGATTCAATGCTTTGAGGAG ATGGCTGTTGCTGCATCCAATAAAGGTTCATCCAAGCCTGCACTTAATTATCCCGAGCTGGACGAGGAGGCTCTTCAGTTTATCTTGGACTGCTGTGAATCTAGTATAAAAAAATATACCAAGTACCTAGAG GGCGCCAAGGGTTCTGCGGAAGTCTCCATCAATACAAAGCAGGCCAACAGGACCTTGCTACTAAAACAGCTAGCAAGAGATCTGTGCATCAGCGAACGGAGAATCCTGTATCGTTCACAATAC ATATTGCGTAGGAGATTGAGGGACATGAGGGCCGGCGGTGAGCTTAAAGCTCTGTCACTATTCACTGGTCTCAGAAATCTCTTCAAATAA